The proteins below come from a single Gordonia pseudamarae genomic window:
- a CDS encoding TetR/AcrR family transcriptional regulator, giving the protein MATRPSPAAAARAAVSAAGALTRGIEQALAATIADGRGERGADTDGRKLRWEQHRVDRRTALTDGAIDAIRELGAEVGMDDIAGHVGVSKTVLYRYFTDKNDLRLAMAARFFESIILPRLAAALAGASEATGDVTGASEATGDVTGASEATGNATDPENFSEPDEFSQTRAVIEVYVSAVADEPNLYRFTLTSQSGDTMISADSEKLVTELLTVLITARLTERAADTSGVGVWAHALVGSVTRSVDWWMTERTGTAETRTTETRTTEEIVDYLTMFVWSSIVGIVAVGGSRAKFLAAPPGLPAIPTAPSS; this is encoded by the coding sequence GTGGCCACCCGTCCCAGTCCAGCAGCGGCGGCCCGCGCAGCAGTATCCGCGGCCGGGGCACTCACGCGGGGCATCGAGCAGGCGCTGGCGGCTACCATCGCCGACGGCCGGGGCGAACGGGGCGCCGATACCGACGGCCGCAAACTGCGCTGGGAGCAGCATCGGGTCGACCGGCGCACGGCACTGACCGACGGCGCGATCGACGCGATCCGCGAACTCGGCGCCGAGGTCGGCATGGATGACATCGCCGGTCATGTGGGTGTGTCCAAGACCGTGCTGTACCGATATTTCACCGACAAGAACGACCTTCGGCTGGCGATGGCCGCGCGGTTCTTCGAATCGATCATCCTGCCCAGGCTGGCCGCGGCGCTCGCCGGGGCGAGCGAAGCGACGGGGGATGTCACCGGGGCGAGCGAAGCGACGGGGGATGTCACCGGGGCGAGCGAAGCGACGGGAAATGCCACAGACCCCGAGAACTTTTCCGAACCCGACGAGTTCTCGCAGACCAGAGCGGTGATCGAGGTGTACGTCAGCGCGGTCGCCGACGAACCGAACCTATACCGGTTCACCCTCACCTCGCAGTCCGGCGACACGATGATCAGCGCCGACTCGGAGAAGCTGGTCACCGAACTGCTCACCGTCCTGATCACGGCGCGGCTGACCGAACGCGCCGCCGACACCTCCGGCGTCGGGGTGTGGGCGCACGCTCTGGTCGGGTCGGTCACCCGGTCGGTCGACTGGTGGATGACCGAGCGCACCGGAACCGCAGAGACCCGAACCACAGAGACCCGAACCACAGAGGAGATCGTCGACTACCTGACGATGTTCGTGTGGAGTTCGATCGTGGGGATCGTCGCCGTGGGTGGATCGCGTGCGAAGTTCCTGGCCGCCCCGCCGGGCCTGCCCGCCATTCCCACCGCCCCGTCCTCGTGA
- a CDS encoding DUF445 domain-containing protein: protein MRPVQDVRPAPPSTSFSFGDSTADEQRRRDLTKMKIIATSCLVVAAVIYLFTRYLEHRDGQDVASWVGYVRAASEAGMVGALADWFAVTALFRHPLGLPIPHTALIRKKKDDIGDQLGGFIEDNFMTPAVIEDRAYTMELPRRLSTWVADPANSQRISDEVARGFSLASEMLRDEDVERLITHAIRWAGEPQWAAPLGRVLEQLIAEDRLEPVFQLACDRAHDWALGSQGLIDRIVDEDVGPAWKPKFVNTLLGDRIYRELVDFTYKVRADPGHQVRRSMHTFVRGFADDLQHDPEMIARFETIKNELLGRDEVGNAASTAWKTGKAVIEQMLDDPNSTLRNSLAEAVVQLGVRVRDDRPLQEKMNGWVARSAKHVAENYSREIISVITETVRGWDAEETSRKIELQVGRDLQFIRINGTVVGSLAGLAIYTVSVLIF, encoded by the coding sequence ATGCGGCCTGTACAGGATGTTCGCCCGGCGCCACCGTCGACGTCGTTTTCCTTCGGTGACAGCACTGCCGACGAACAGCGCCGGCGGGATCTGACGAAGATGAAGATCATCGCGACGAGCTGCCTGGTCGTCGCCGCCGTCATCTACCTGTTCACCCGGTACCTCGAACACCGCGACGGCCAGGACGTCGCGTCCTGGGTGGGCTATGTGCGCGCGGCGTCGGAGGCCGGGATGGTGGGTGCGCTCGCCGACTGGTTCGCGGTGACCGCCCTGTTCCGGCATCCGCTGGGCCTGCCGATCCCGCACACCGCGCTGATCCGCAAGAAGAAGGACGACATCGGGGACCAACTCGGCGGGTTCATCGAGGACAACTTCATGACACCCGCGGTGATCGAGGATCGGGCGTACACGATGGAGCTGCCGCGGCGGCTGTCGACCTGGGTGGCCGACCCCGCCAACTCCCAGCGGATCTCCGACGAGGTGGCCCGGGGGTTCTCCCTGGCATCGGAGATGTTGCGCGACGAGGACGTGGAACGGCTGATCACCCACGCCATCAGATGGGCCGGCGAACCGCAGTGGGCGGCGCCGCTGGGCCGCGTGCTGGAACAGCTGATCGCCGAGGACCGGCTGGAGCCGGTGTTCCAGTTGGCCTGCGACAGGGCACACGACTGGGCGCTGGGCAGTCAGGGACTGATCGACCGGATCGTCGACGAGGACGTGGGTCCGGCATGGAAGCCGAAGTTCGTCAACACCCTGCTGGGCGACCGGATCTACCGGGAACTGGTCGACTTCACCTACAAGGTGCGGGCCGATCCCGGGCATCAGGTCCGGCGGTCGATGCACACCTTCGTCCGCGGATTCGCCGACGACCTCCAGCACGATCCCGAGATGATCGCCCGGTTCGAGACCATCAAGAACGAGCTGCTCGGCCGCGACGAGGTGGGCAACGCGGCATCGACGGCGTGGAAGACCGGCAAGGCGGTCATCGAGCAGATGCTCGACGATCCGAACAGCACCCTGCGGAACTCGCTGGCCGAGGCCGTCGTCCAGCTGGGTGTGCGGGTCCGCGACGATCGGCCGCTGCAGGAAAAGATGAACGGCTGGGTGGCGCGTTCGGCCAAACACGTCGCCGAGAACTACTCGCGCGAGATCATCTCGGTGATCACCGAAACCGTTCGCGGCTGGGACGCCGAGGAGACCAGTCGCAAGATCGAACTCCAGGTGGGCAGGGACCTGCAGTTCATCCGGATCAACGGCACCGTGGTCGGGTCGCTGGCCGGGCTCGCGATCTACACGGTGTCGGTGCTGATCTTCTGA
- a CDS encoding helix-turn-helix domain-containing protein → MPPADGTSGPVDAVAHAAQDAVSHAAQDIGTFIRSQRVAAQVSLRQLAERAGVSNPYLSQIERGLRKPSADVLAQIAKGLRLSAEVLYVRAGILEERPASPVRDALIADDAISERQKQMLLEIYESFRKENAETAQTELASRETQPDLRGRDTP, encoded by the coding sequence CTGCCGCCCGCCGACGGTACGTCCGGTCCGGTCGATGCCGTCGCGCACGCCGCCCAGGACGCCGTCAGCCACGCCGCCCAGGACATCGGCACCTTCATCCGTTCCCAGCGGGTCGCCGCCCAGGTATCGCTGCGGCAGCTCGCCGAACGCGCCGGGGTGTCCAACCCGTACCTGAGCCAGATCGAACGCGGCCTGCGCAAGCCGTCGGCCGACGTACTAGCGCAGATCGCCAAAGGGCTGAGGTTGTCCGCGGAGGTGCTCTACGTCCGTGCCGGAATCCTGGAGGAGCGCCCGGCCAGTCCGGTCCGCGACGCACTGATCGCCGACGACGCGATCAGCGAGCGGCAGAAGCAGATGCTGCTGGAGATCTACGAATCATTCCGCAAGGAGAACGCCGAAACAGCGCAGACCGAACTCGCATCGCGGGAGACACAACCCGACCTACGAGGAAGAGACACCCCATGA
- a CDS encoding heparin-binding hemagglutinin, with the protein MTDNRLTAAFGQVADIVEQLRDRGEAVGEQVADRLSSGVEDAKGNAQTRLEAAQAAFDDAVSQALARFDKAKDKLSVELPEELEDLRARFSPEELRKVAEAYLGVATAILKALQERAATLGLPVPAGDETAAATGPDKPQVRRSAPVKKPGSVKKPVAAQEPAPAKGSVPVTSTAAKKATPVKSAPVKSAPARKAAAVKKAAPATKTTPAKKTAPATKTAPAKKTAPAKKTTEGARTAAAKKTVAKKTPSKTVPSKTVPSNTTAATTTTAAKKTVVKKAAVKKAAVKKAAVKNTAVKRTAAKKTPASSTAAATAAGAKKAAAAKKTAGAQKATPVKKTTATSTSATTKATAAARRSTQAKKAAE; encoded by the coding sequence ATGACCGACAATCGACTGACCGCCGCCTTCGGTCAGGTGGCCGACATCGTTGAACAACTGCGCGACAGAGGCGAGGCCGTCGGCGAGCAGGTCGCCGACCGGCTCTCGTCCGGTGTCGAGGACGCGAAGGGAAACGCACAGACCCGGCTCGAAGCGGCGCAGGCAGCCTTCGATGATGCGGTGTCCCAGGCGCTGGCCCGCTTCGACAAGGCCAAGGACAAACTGTCGGTGGAACTGCCCGAGGAGTTGGAGGACCTGCGCGCCAGGTTCTCGCCCGAGGAACTGCGCAAGGTCGCCGAAGCCTATCTCGGTGTGGCCACGGCCATCCTCAAGGCGCTGCAGGAACGTGCCGCGACGCTGGGGCTACCGGTACCGGCGGGCGACGAGACCGCCGCCGCGACGGGCCCCGACAAGCCGCAGGTGCGCAGGTCCGCACCGGTGAAGAAGCCGGGTTCGGTGAAGAAGCCGGTGGCGGCGCAGGAGCCCGCCCCGGCGAAGGGATCGGTTCCGGTCACGTCCACCGCCGCGAAGAAGGCGACCCCGGTGAAGTCTGCCCCGGTTAAATCGGCCCCGGCGCGCAAGGCCGCTGCCGTGAAGAAGGCGGCACCGGCGACGAAGACGACACCGGCGAAGAAGACGGCACCGGCGACGAAGACGGCACCGGCGAAGAAGACCGCACCGGCGAAGAAGACCACAGAGGGGGCCAGGACGGCGGCCGCCAAGAAGACGGTGGCCAAGAAGACGCCCAGCAAGACGGTGCCCAGCAAGACGGTGCCAAGCAACACCACGGCCGCGACGACGACCACTGCGGCCAAGAAGACTGTGGTCAAGAAGGCGGCGGTCAAGAAGGCGGCGGTCAAGAAGGCGGCGGTCAAGAACACAGCGGTCAAGAGGACTGCGGCCAAGAAGACGCCTGCGAGCAGCACTGCGGCCGCAACGGCCGCAGGCGCCAAGAAGGCGGCTGCGGCGAAGAAGACCGCCGGCGCCCAGAAGGCCACGCCGGTGAAGAAGACAACCGCCACTTCCACGTCGGCCACCACCAAGGCCACTGCCGCGGCACGTAGATCCACGCAGGCCAAGAAGGCGGCGGAGTAG
- a CDS encoding DUF2516 family protein, with the protein MTIASFLDYGRNLVLLVITVAAGLGAALALVHAALQRPDAFPAVDRQSKVFWVSILAAATLFIWLFGAIGMLGLIGVVAMLVYLVDVRPRVDAIQGKSWFSKR; encoded by the coding sequence GTGACTATCGCATCGTTCCTCGACTACGGCCGCAATCTCGTTCTGCTGGTGATCACCGTCGCCGCCGGGCTCGGCGCGGCTCTGGCGCTGGTGCACGCCGCGCTGCAGCGCCCCGACGCGTTCCCCGCCGTCGACCGTCAGAGCAAGGTGTTCTGGGTGTCGATCCTGGCCGCGGCCACCCTGTTCATCTGGTTGTTCGGTGCCATCGGGATGCTCGGACTGATCGGGGTCGTGGCGATGCTCGTCTATCTCGTCGATGTGCGGCCCCGGGTCGATGCCATTCAGGGCAAGTCCTGGTTCAGCAAGCGGTAA
- a CDS encoding MerR family transcriptional regulator: protein MPEYRINDLAKKADVSVRNIRVYQDRGLLPSPTIRGRTGWYSDEHLVRLQLISRMLERGYTFATISELLHAAHHGMRVEQVLRATPKSGRFRNFKRAATITITELRNSLGASDRTIALSQKLGLLTKDGAHYAIRNPEVLEGAEALVKRGIEIDVLLDRWVRVQDDLADVAKSFVSIITDKYVNENLPNLGDKAVSEMAELIQTVRPMAHDIVETTFRKALDEQISKAIGEASTYFDVSQVQVDDADERSAGNIDAEARARGDAAVGDTGTAAESDTAST from the coding sequence GTGCCCGAGTATCGGATCAACGATCTGGCGAAGAAAGCGGATGTGAGCGTCCGCAACATTCGCGTCTATCAGGATCGCGGTCTGCTGCCCTCGCCGACGATTCGTGGCCGGACCGGCTGGTACTCCGACGAACATCTCGTCCGGCTGCAACTGATCTCGCGGATGCTCGAACGCGGCTACACCTTCGCTACCATCAGCGAGTTGCTGCACGCCGCCCACCACGGGATGCGGGTGGAACAGGTCTTGCGGGCCACGCCCAAGTCGGGTCGTTTTCGCAACTTCAAACGAGCCGCCACCATCACGATCACCGAATTGCGCAACAGCCTCGGCGCCAGCGACCGGACCATCGCGCTCAGCCAGAAGCTGGGTCTGCTGACCAAGGACGGCGCGCACTATGCCATCCGCAACCCCGAGGTGCTTGAAGGGGCCGAGGCGCTGGTCAAGAGAGGTATCGAGATCGACGTGCTGCTCGATCGCTGGGTGCGCGTGCAGGACGATCTCGCCGACGTCGCCAAGAGCTTCGTCTCCATCATCACCGACAAGTACGTCAACGAGAACCTGCCCAATCTCGGCGACAAGGCGGTCAGCGAGATGGCGGAACTGATTCAGACCGTCCGGCCGATGGCACACGACATCGTCGAGACCACCTTCCGCAAGGCTCTCGACGAACAGATCTCCAAGGCCATCGGCGAGGCATCGACCTACTTCGATGTGTCGCAGGTGCAGGTCGATGACGCCGACGAACGATCCGCCGGGAACATCGATGCGGAGGCGAGGGCACGCGGGGACGCGGCGGTCGGGGACACCGGGACGGCCGCCGAATCGGACACCGCGTCAACATAA
- a CDS encoding UDP-N-acetylmuramate dehydrogenase yields MTDTSLLLSGLTTLRLGGPARSVVRCADTDSLVATLGALDGAHTPILIVGGGSNLVIGDDGFAGTAVVIQSSGFEFGEESGTPFVAADAGLEWDALVAATIENGFGGLECLSGIPGSTGATPVQNVGAYGVEVADVLRSVDVYDRRTRTVRTLHPADLELGYRSSILKYRDDKVVISVSFWLSPDRTSRPLRYRELFAALGVDAGGHADAADVRTTVLSLRAGKGMVLDPDDHDTWSAGSFFTNPIIDTAKLPQILNRIVARVGQEVTIPQYPAPDGTVKLSAGWLIERAGFAKGYPGDDSAARLSTKHTLALTNRGSATTEELLELAREVRAGVFDTFGVDLHPEPVLVGCRL; encoded by the coding sequence GTGACCGATACCTCGCTGCTCCTGTCCGGGCTGACCACACTGCGTCTGGGTGGCCCGGCCCGGTCTGTGGTGCGCTGCGCCGACACCGACTCGCTCGTGGCCACGCTGGGTGCGCTCGACGGCGCGCACACCCCGATACTGATCGTCGGCGGCGGCTCCAACCTGGTGATCGGCGACGACGGTTTTGCCGGTACCGCGGTGGTCATCCAGAGTTCCGGATTCGAATTCGGGGAGGAGTCGGGCACCCCGTTCGTTGCCGCCGACGCGGGCCTGGAATGGGATGCGCTGGTCGCGGCGACCATCGAGAACGGATTCGGCGGGCTCGAATGCCTGTCCGGGATCCCCGGTTCCACCGGTGCGACCCCGGTGCAGAATGTCGGCGCCTACGGGGTGGAGGTGGCCGATGTCCTGCGCTCGGTCGACGTCTACGACCGCCGCACGCGTACCGTCCGCACCCTGCACCCCGCCGACCTCGAACTCGGTTACCGCAGCAGCATTCTCAAGTATCGTGACGACAAAGTGGTTATCTCGGTGTCATTCTGGCTGAGCCCCGACCGCACCAGCCGGCCGCTGCGCTACCGGGAGTTGTTCGCCGCGCTCGGCGTCGACGCCGGCGGGCACGCCGACGCGGCCGACGTCCGAACCACCGTGTTGTCGTTGCGCGCGGGCAAGGGCATGGTCCTCGATCCCGACGACCACGACACCTGGAGCGCCGGTTCCTTTTTCACCAACCCCATCATCGACACCGCGAAACTTCCGCAGATCCTGAACCGGATCGTCGCCCGGGTCGGCCAGGAGGTCACCATCCCGCAATACCCGGCACCCGACGGCACGGTGAAGCTGTCCGCGGGCTGGCTGATCGAACGCGCAGGTTTCGCCAAGGGCTACCCGGGCGACGACAGCGCCGCCCGGCTGTCGACGAAACACACTCTGGCGCTGACCAATCGCGGATCGGCCACTACGGAGGAACTCCTGGAGCTCGCCCGCGAGGTCCGGGCCGGCGTGTTCGATACCTTCGGCGTCGACCTGCACCCCGAGCCGGTCCTCGTGGGCTGCCGGCTCTGA
- a CDS encoding DUF2505 domain-containing protein — protein sequence MASRFEYSVAYPFSTGRLWELVSAENYWADLIRAINGDRGSLDEFARDGDAVTVVMTQCIPEAALPSIVTKVRPGDLKIPRRLDLTYAGGTIIGNATAGVSGVSASITATQTTSGEQASTLYRGEIKVGVPLVGGKIEKILQGELVSLFDAERDTTVDWERANGQ from the coding sequence ATGGCCAGCAGGTTCGAATATTCCGTCGCATACCCTTTCTCCACCGGTCGACTGTGGGAACTCGTCTCCGCCGAGAACTACTGGGCCGATCTGATCCGGGCGATCAACGGAGACCGCGGCAGCCTGGACGAGTTCGCCCGCGACGGTGATGCGGTCACCGTAGTGATGACCCAGTGCATCCCCGAGGCCGCGTTGCCCTCGATCGTGACCAAGGTCCGGCCGGGCGACCTGAAGATCCCGCGACGTCTGGACCTCACCTACGCCGGCGGCACGATCATCGGAAACGCCACCGCCGGCGTGTCGGGGGTGTCCGCGAGTATCACCGCCACCCAGACCACGTCGGGGGAGCAGGCCTCGACGCTGTACCGCGGCGAGATCAAGGTCGGCGTACCGCTTGTCGGCGGCAAGATCGAGAAGATCCTCCAGGGCGAGCTGGTGTCGCTGTTCGACGCCGAACGGGACACGACCGTCGACTGGGAACGCGCGAACGGTCAGTAG